The Lewinellaceae bacterium DNA window TGAGCAGAATGAATTGGTTTGCCCGCCTGGCTTTCGCTTACTGCCCACACCAGGGTTGCATCCTGATGCCCCAGTAGTAGCCGGATCAGTTCACCCCCGGTATAACCGGCAGCGCCGATGATACCAACCCGGATCATGTTTTTATTTTTTCTTCCTGATGCAGGGAGAAGTATAATTTGGATGCATTGCCTAATACCGTTGTGAACCCTTTGACGTCGTCTCCTGTCCAGGCATTGTTCATCTCACCGTACTGGCCAAATTTGGTCTGCATCAGATCGTATGGAGTACGCACACCAAGGCATTCAAAACGATGTGGATACAACTTGACTCGGACATCGCCGGTAACATGCTTCTGGGTATCCGTCAGGAATGTTTCGATATTACGCATCACCGGATCGAGGAACTGAGCTTCGTGCAGGAACATGCCATACCAGTTGCCTAATTGCTCTTTCCAGTATTGTTGCCACTTGCCCAGGGTATGTTTCTCCAGCAAGTGATGTGACCGGATGATAATTAATGCAGCTGCGGCAGCAAAGCCAACCCGGCCTTTAATGCCGATGATGGTGTCGCCGACGTGCATATCACGTCCTACACCGTAAGGTGTTGCAATGGCTTCCAAAGCTTCGATGAGTTGTACGGGATGGTCAAATTCCTTGCCATCGAGGGATGACGGCTCACCGTGGGTAAATCCCAGGACAACTTCCCGGACTTCGTGAGCAGTGGCCGGCTTGGGCCATGCCTCTTCAGGCAATCCCTGATCGGATGTTAAGGTTTCTGCGCCGCCGACGCTGGTACCCCAGATTCCCTGGTTGATGGAATATTTTGCTTTTTCCCAGCTCCAGGACACACCATGTTTTTCGAGATAGGCGATCTCTTCCTGCCGGCTTAATTTCAGGTCCCGGATTGGGGTGATGATTTCGAGGTTGTTACCCAATACCTCAAAAGCAAGGTCAAAACGAACCTGGTCATTGCCGGCACCGGTGCTTCCATGGGCTACATATTTTGCACCGCTTGCATTCGCATAGCGCACGATGGCCAGCGCCTGAAACATACGCTCGGCACTTACGGACAGTGGATAGGTTTGATTTCTAAGTACGTTGCCGAAGATCAGGTACTTCAGGCATTGATCGTAATAATCCCGGGTCGCATCGATGACTTCGAAGTGAACCGCTCCTAATTGCATGGCTTTTTCGCGAACAGTCTCAAGTTGTTCGTGGGAATATCCTCCGGTCTGGACCAGAACCGCATGAACGTCAAGTCCTTTTTCTTCTTTGAGGTATTTTACGCAAAATGAAGTATCCAGGCCGCCACTATACGCCAGAACCACATGTTCTTTGGTCATTACTCTACAGGATTTGGTTGAAGGATCAGATGGGATAAGTCCAGATGAGGCGCCTCTTCTTTAGAAGGCGCGAGCATGCCGGTGCATAGACACATGCGTCGCTCATTGCGCTCCAGGATATCGTAATTAGGACAGCTTTTGCATGCGTCCCAAAATTCGGTATCCTGGGTCAATTCTGAAAAGGTAACTGGCTTGTAACCTAATTCCGAATTGATTTTCATCACGGCCAGGCTGGTGGTGATACCGAATACCTTGGCACTAGGGTATTTATCCCGCGCCAGTTGGAAGGCACGCACCTTAATCATCTTGGCCAATCCTTGTTTTCGGTAGGCATTTTTAACGATCAATCCGGAGTTGGCGACGTATTTATGATGTGACCAGGTCTCGATGTAGCAAAATCCGATCAGCAATGTTCCGTCCAGGGCGATAATCGCATCGCCATTAAGCATTTTCTTTTGGAGATACTCCGGTTTTCGCAAAGCAATCCCGGTTTTGCGCTCTTCAGCAGAAAGACGATACATTTCAACCAGTTCTTCCACATAGGGAAGATGGGTTGCATTGGCAATAGTTAGTTGAATGGACATCTTTAGTTGTGCGAAATAATTAGTGATGAAAACAAAACCTCAGGTGGTTGAATACCGGCAATGCCGGATCGATGGATCATAAACACGCCCCGCCGGGGCGACGAGGTAAACATCGCGGGCTGAAAGTTGGAATATAGATGTATTGCTTATTCATCTTCGCTAATACAAATTTAGTAACGATTCAAACATTTTCCAATAATGCCCAATAATTTTAAAAGGCTTCAAATAGTTCCGGTGATTCAATGAATTTCATTCAATGGATTCACGTATCACTAATAATGGATTTATAATGAAGCGATTAGCGATTCAATTTTTTGACTCTGGCGGGAATTAAATTTTTGCCGGATCACGTCTTGCAGATTCTTTTCCTGCATCTTTGATTCCAGCCAGGTGATGATATCCAGGTAAACAAAGGATTTCTGGTCTTCCACGTTATGAGAAAGCTTATCCACTTTTTGATAGAATTTCCGGATCTCGATCAAGACTTCTTCATTGGGCTTATATAATAGACGGTTAAGTAAGCTTAAGGTTTCTTTTTGCAATACATTTTGATCCTCCAGCTTGGACATAAATCGCAAAACTGCCGGGATCTGATATTCCAGGAACTGATAATTCTTCAATTCATAGTGGACAATGAGTGATAACAACCGGGAGTAGATCT harbors:
- a CDS encoding GNAT family N-acetyltransferase, which translates into the protein MSIQLTIANATHLPYVEELVEMYRLSAEERKTGIALRKPEYLQKKMLNGDAIIALDGTLLIGFCYIETWSHHKYVANSGLIVKNAYRKQGLAKMIKVRAFQLARDKYPSAKVFGITTSLAVMKINSELGYKPVTFSELTQDTEFWDACKSCPNYDILERNERRMCLCTGMLAPSKEEAPHLDLSHLILQPNPVE
- a CDS encoding argininosuccinate synthase, which gives rise to MTKEHVVLAYSGGLDTSFCVKYLKEEKGLDVHAVLVQTGGYSHEQLETVREKAMQLGAVHFEVIDATRDYYDQCLKYLIFGNVLRNQTYPLSVSAERMFQALAIVRYANASGAKYVAHGSTGAGNDQVRFDLAFEVLGNNLEIITPIRDLKLSRQEEIAYLEKHGVSWSWEKAKYSINQGIWGTSVGGAETLTSDQGLPEEAWPKPATAHEVREVVLGFTHGEPSSLDGKEFDHPVQLIEALEAIATPYGVGRDMHVGDTIIGIKGRVGFAAAAALIIIRSHHLLEKHTLGKWQQYWKEQLGNWYGMFLHEAQFLDPVMRNIETFLTDTQKHVTGDVRVKLYPHRFECLGVRTPYDLMQTKFGQYGEMNNAWTGDDVKGFTTVLGNASKLYFSLHQEEKIKT